A window from Macaca thibetana thibetana isolate TM-01 chromosome 7, ASM2454274v1, whole genome shotgun sequence encodes these proteins:
- the SAMD15 gene encoding sterile alpha motif domain-containing protein 15, with translation MAEVPEDYDSGPDEDGEPESERPELHKSYENAERDTMAEADSKLPAEIYHEPQPETEEEDFREGEPKSAKNVQLKPGGTALEGIAKESKRDVPSETEPGIPQEVKSEREMGEFFKDLEAPMDETHESDLEPPEEAKLNVTEDVFLESTMETDPVPPTETMSEVSGATVRERNLELLEEGTELGVPEESLRVQHEETGVEPPEQTQLDFPSEKPGESLEETDLQPPKMTKPEIPEETQRESTEKKRTEPPEQARPEFPEKEPRKSSEEAGLEPPEETQPEVPGEMQRKATEEKGTELPERTKPDLPDHKSRKSTDENVPEPLEEIKLEFPEEESRKPNEETILEQSEMMKPESPEEIRKSNEEKNPQPPEETGLVLPQEINPQVEEKTQTKPTEEKNLELPDETKPRETHVEFPKEDRPEPIKSKYSVGKDELELREPKKGKWSLSDEFKKEYYALGSIRESEESIGTHYEFSQPLQKLFDVSEVCLYSDPSESLTELSEFVHEKEVVDLSQDLKELVSEDDETQSKQGTELQFEHLNWDPEKVAEWISQLGFPQYKECFITNFISGRKLIHVNCSNLPQMGITNFEDMKAISRHTRELLEIEEPLFKRSISLPHRDIIGLYLEQKGHTGIKSDALTLSEFVKAAGLQDYAPEITAPEENEELPCTEP, from the exons ATGGCTGAAGTCCCGGAGGATTACGATTCCGGCCCAGATGAAGATGGAGAGCCGGAGTCTGAGAGGCCTGAACTTCATAAATCATATGAAAATGCCGAACGAGACACCATGGCAGAGGCAGACTCGAAGTTACCAGCAGAGATTTATCACGAGCCACAGCCAGAGACCGAGGAAGAGGACTTCAGAGAGGGGGAGCCAAAGAGTGCTAAGAACGTGCAGCTGAAACCTGGCGGGACGGCCCTGGAAGGCATTGCCAAGGAGTCCAAGAGAGACGTACCAAGCGAAACTGAACCAGGGATTCCCCAAGAGGTAAAGTCGGAAAGAGAGATGGGAGAGTTTTTCAAAGATTTGGAGGCCCCTATGGATGAAACGCATGAGTCAGACCTAGAACCACCAGAGGAGGCTAAACTAAATGTTACAGAGGATGTGTTCCTAGAGTCAACTATGGAAACAGATCCAGTGCCACCAACGGAAACCATGTCTGAGGTTTCAGGGGCCACagtaagagagagaaatttagaaTTACTAGAGGAGGGGACGGAACTGGGGGTTCCAGAGGAATCACTTAGAGTGCAACATGAAGAGACAGGTGTAGAGCCTCCAGAGCAGACCCAACTAGATTTTCCAAGTGAGAaaccaggagaatcacttgaagagACAGATCTTCAGCCACCAAAGATGACCAAACCAGAGATTCCAGAGGAGACACAAAGAgagtcaactgagaagaaaaggACAGAGCCACCTGAGCAAGCAAGACCAGAATTTCCAGAGAAGGAACCAAGAAAGTCTAGTGAGGAGGCAggtctagagcctccagaagagaCTCAACCAGAGGTTCCAGGGGAGATGCAAAGAAAGGCAACTGAGGAGAAAGGGACAGAACTACCTGAGCGGACTAAACCAGACCTTCCAGACCACAAGTCAAGAAAGTCTACTGATGAGAACGTCCCTGAGCCACTAGAAGAGATCAAATTAGAGTTTCCCGAGGAAGAATCAAGAAAACCAAATGAGGAAACAATTCTAGAACAATCAGAAATGATGAAACCAGAAAGTCCAGAAGAGATAAGAAAatcaaatgaggaaaaaaatccacaacCACCAGAGGAGACTGGTCTAGTGCTACCACAGGAAATCAACCCACAAGTtgaagagaaaacacaaacaaagcCAACTGAGGAGAAAAATCTAGAGTTACCAGATGAAACCAAACCAAGAGAGACACATGTAGAATTTCCCAAGGAAGACAGGCCGGAACCAATCAAGTCTAAGTATTCTGTAGGAAAGGATGAGCTAGAGCTCCGTGAGCCTAAAAAAGGAAAGTGGTCACTAAGTGacgaatttaaaaaagaatactatGCATTAGGATCTATCAGAGAAAGTGAAGAATCAATTGGTACACATTACGAGTTTTCACAACCACTCCAAAAATTGTTTGATGTCAGTGAAGTATGCTTATACTCAGATCCCTCAGAGTCTCTGACAGAATTAAGCGAGTTTGTTCATGAAAAGGAAGTTGTAGATTTGTCCCAAGACTTGAAGGAACTGGTCTCTGaagatgatgaaacccagtcAAAACAAGGGACTGAGTTACAATTTGAGCATCTTAATTGGGATCCAGAGAAAGTTGCAGAGTGGATTAGCCAGCTAGGCTTCCCTCAATACAAG GAATGTTTTATCACAAACTTCATCAGTGGCCGAAAACTCATTCACGTCAACTGCTCAAACCTCCCTCAGATGGGGATAACAAACTTCGAGGACATGAAG GCAATTTCTCGACATACGCGGGAGCTCCTGGAAATTGAAGAACCATTATTCAAACGCTCCATCAGCCTTCCCCATAGGGATATTATCGGCTTGTATTTAGAGCAAAAAGGTCATACGGGGATAAAATCTGATGCCTTGACTTTATCTGAATTTGTCAAAGCAGCAGGATTACAGGATTATGCACCAGAAATAACTGCCCCTGAAGAGAATGAGGAATTACCTTGCACTGAACCATAG